A single genomic interval of Cupriavidus necator harbors:
- a CDS encoding MFS transporter yields the protein MQNSAAPTSAPYTPAAPAAPAIQPSQRRRAIIATVIGNGLEWFDFTVYSFFAVIIAKLFFPTGDDLSSLLLAVATFGVGFFMRPVGGIVLGIYADRVGRKAALSLTILLMALGTTLIGIAPTYDQIGLFAPLLIVVARLMQGFSAGGEMGGATAFLTEYAPARQRAYYSSWIQASIGVAVLLGAAVGTFVTSSLSTEALNSWGWRLPFLLGIVIGPVGYYIRHHLDETPTFRDNAERADSPLKEIVQAYPRETLASFSMVILWTVCTYVLLFYMPTYAVKVLKVPQADGFIAGMAGGSAIMVFAPLVGLLADRIGRRVLLSGSALLILVLAWPMFAYINHAPGLASLLVFQLVFGVLIATYTGPILAAFSELFPARVLSTGLSVAYNFAVTIFGGFASFIITWLIATTGSSMAPAIYVMIAAAISLVGTRFVREPSYLQQR from the coding sequence ATGCAAAACAGCGCTGCGCCAACGAGCGCGCCCTACACACCGGCTGCGCCAGCGGCGCCCGCCATCCAGCCCAGCCAGCGCCGCCGCGCCATCATCGCGACGGTGATCGGCAATGGCCTGGAATGGTTCGATTTCACCGTCTACAGCTTCTTCGCGGTCATCATCGCGAAGCTGTTCTTTCCCACCGGCGACGACCTCAGCTCGCTGCTGCTGGCCGTGGCCACCTTCGGCGTGGGCTTCTTCATGCGCCCGGTGGGCGGCATCGTGCTGGGCATCTACGCCGACCGCGTGGGCCGCAAGGCGGCACTGTCGCTGACCATCCTGCTGATGGCGCTCGGCACCACGCTGATCGGCATTGCGCCCACATACGACCAGATCGGCCTCTTCGCCCCGCTGCTGATCGTGGTGGCGCGCCTGATGCAGGGCTTCTCCGCCGGCGGCGAGATGGGCGGCGCCACCGCCTTCCTGACCGAGTACGCCCCGGCGCGCCAGCGTGCCTACTACTCCAGCTGGATCCAGGCCAGCATCGGCGTGGCCGTGCTGCTGGGCGCGGCGGTGGGCACCTTCGTCACCAGTTCGCTGAGCACCGAGGCACTCAACAGCTGGGGCTGGCGCCTGCCGTTCCTGCTGGGCATCGTGATCGGCCCGGTGGGCTACTACATCCGCCACCACCTCGATGAAACCCCGACCTTCCGCGACAACGCCGAGCGCGCCGATTCACCGCTCAAGGAAATCGTGCAGGCCTACCCGCGCGAGACCCTGGCCAGCTTCTCGATGGTGATCCTGTGGACGGTGTGCACCTATGTGCTGCTGTTCTACATGCCGACCTACGCGGTCAAGGTGCTGAAGGTGCCGCAGGCCGATGGCTTTATCGCCGGCATGGCGGGCGGCAGTGCCATCATGGTGTTCGCGCCGCTGGTGGGCCTGCTGGCCGACCGCATCGGCCGGCGCGTGCTGCTGAGCGGCTCGGCGCTGCTGATCCTGGTGCTGGCGTGGCCGATGTTCGCGTATATCAACCATGCGCCCGGCCTGGCTTCGCTGCTGGTATTCCAGCTGGTGTTCGGCGTGCTGATCGCCACCTATACCGGCCCGATCCTGGCGGCGTTCTCCGAACTGTTCCCGGCGCGCGTGCTGTCGACCGGCCTGTCGGTGGCCTACAACTTCGCGGTGACGATCTTCGGTGGCTTTGCCTCGTTCATCATCACCTGGCTGATCGCCACCACCGGCAGCAGCATGGCCCCGGCCATCTACGTGATGATCGCCGCCGCCATCAGCCTGGTCGGCACCCGCTTCGTGCGCGAACCTTCCTACCTGCAACAACGCTGA
- a CDS encoding metal-dependent hydrolase family protein, which yields MSQSPQILFHGGDVLEPATGELLRGHDVLVEGERIAAVGPAIDAPNAQRIDARGKTVMPGLIDCHVHVLASLANLGLNAVQPNVLVAIRALPIMQRMLERGFTTVRDAGGADWGLSQAVATGLVPGPRIFASGKALSQTGGHGDFRPRSDVLEPCSCAFRAGAIARVVDGVDAVRLAVREEIQKGASQIKIMASGGVASPTDPIGNTQYSEDEIRAIVAEAEAAQTYVMAHAYTGRAITRAVRCGVRTIEHGNLVDRDSADEMRRHGAFVVPTLVTYDALARDGARLGLPADSVAKIETVRQAGRDSLRIYADAGVPMGYGSDLLGEMHDHQAEEFRIRADLLGNLEAIRSATSIAAAILQREGELGTVRAGALADLLLVDGNPLADIGLIAGQGERLSVVMQAGRIHRRAG from the coding sequence ATGTCCCAGAGTCCCCAGATCCTTTTCCACGGCGGCGATGTGCTCGAACCCGCCACGGGCGAGCTCCTGCGCGGCCACGATGTCCTGGTTGAAGGCGAGCGCATTGCCGCGGTCGGCCCGGCCATCGATGCCCCCAACGCACAGCGCATCGACGCGCGCGGCAAGACCGTGATGCCCGGCCTGATCGACTGCCACGTGCATGTGCTGGCCTCGCTGGCCAACCTCGGCCTGAACGCGGTGCAGCCCAACGTGCTGGTGGCGATCCGCGCGCTGCCGATCATGCAGCGCATGCTGGAGCGCGGCTTCACCACCGTGCGCGATGCCGGCGGCGCCGATTGGGGCCTGTCGCAGGCGGTTGCCACCGGGCTGGTGCCGGGGCCGCGCATCTTTGCGTCGGGCAAGGCACTGTCGCAGACCGGCGGCCATGGTGATTTCCGTCCGCGCTCGGATGTGCTGGAGCCCTGTTCGTGTGCCTTCCGCGCCGGTGCCATCGCGCGCGTGGTGGATGGCGTCGATGCCGTGCGCCTAGCCGTGCGCGAAGAAATCCAGAAGGGCGCCAGCCAGATCAAGATCATGGCCTCGGGCGGCGTGGCCTCGCCTACCGACCCGATCGGCAACACCCAGTACAGCGAAGACGAGATCCGCGCGATCGTTGCCGAAGCCGAAGCCGCACAGACCTATGTGATGGCCCACGCCTACACCGGCCGCGCCATCACGCGCGCGGTGCGCTGTGGCGTGCGCACCATCGAGCACGGCAACCTGGTCGACCGCGACAGCGCCGACGAGATGCGCAGGCACGGCGCCTTCGTGGTGCCGACGCTGGTCACCTACGACGCGCTTGCGCGCGACGGCGCCCGCCTGGGCCTGCCGGCCGACTCCGTGGCCAAGATCGAGACCGTGCGCCAGGCCGGCCGCGACTCGCTGCGCATCTATGCCGATGCCGGCGTGCCGATGGGCTATGGCTCGGACCTGCTGGGCGAGATGCACGACCACCAGGCCGAAGAGTTCCGCATCCGCGCCGATCTGCTCGGCAATCTGGAAGCGATCCGCTCGGCCACCTCGATCGCGGCCGCCATCCTGCAGCGCGAAGGCGAGCTTGGCACCGTGCGCGCCGGCGCGCTGGCCGACCTGCTGCTGGTCGACGGCAATCCGCTGGCCGATATCGGCCTGATCGCCGGCCAGGGCGAGCGCCTGAGCGTGGTGATGCAGGCCGGCCGCATCCACCGCCGCGCCGGCTGA
- a CDS encoding LysR substrate-binding domain-containing protein gives MRISPLPPLPNLVAFEAAMRHGSFTRAAAELHLTQSAISRQVAQLEDFLGRKLFIREPRALRLTVSGQRYAEVVQRLLVGCAEATEDVMKVRSHTALTVACSSGVAVLWLTPRLASFREAHPEIQLRLTVNDSLASLSPAEFDIGMYYLREGPPPGLAARRLYGEEVFPVCAPGYLNGRTLAPAALANETLLMLDDGQRQWMSWQTWLANQGLPDATLRNVLTSNQYPILLQLAMEGHGIVLGWRHMIDACLREGLLVRASEASASLGGGYYAVWPRDRMEPAAARAFRSWLVRQATPAPA, from the coding sequence ATGCGCATTTCCCCGCTCCCGCCCCTGCCCAACCTGGTCGCGTTTGAAGCCGCGATGCGCCACGGCAGCTTCACCCGCGCCGCGGCCGAACTGCACCTGACCCAAAGCGCGATCAGCCGCCAGGTGGCCCAGCTGGAAGACTTTCTCGGGCGCAAGCTCTTTATCCGCGAACCGCGCGCGCTGCGCCTGACCGTCAGTGGCCAGCGCTATGCCGAGGTGGTGCAGCGCCTGCTGGTGGGCTGCGCCGAAGCGACCGAAGACGTGATGAAGGTGCGCAGCCATACCGCCCTGACGGTGGCGTGCTCCAGCGGCGTGGCGGTGCTGTGGCTGACGCCGCGGCTGGCCTCGTTCCGCGAGGCGCACCCCGAGATCCAGCTGCGCCTGACCGTCAACGACAGCCTGGCGTCGCTGTCGCCGGCGGAGTTCGATATCGGCATGTACTACCTGCGCGAGGGCCCGCCGCCGGGACTGGCAGCACGACGGCTGTATGGCGAGGAAGTGTTCCCGGTGTGCGCGCCGGGCTACCTGAACGGCCGCACGCTGGCCCCGGCCGCGCTGGCCAATGAAACGCTGCTGATGCTCGACGACGGCCAGCGCCAGTGGATGTCCTGGCAGACCTGGCTGGCCAACCAGGGCCTGCCCGACGCCACGCTGCGCAACGTGCTCACCTCCAACCAGTACCCGATCCTGCTGCAGCTGGCCATGGAAGGCCATGGCATCGTACTGGGCTGGCGCCATATGATCGACGCCTGCCTGCGCGAAGGCCTGCTGGTGCGCGCCAGCGAGGCCAGCGCCAGCCTGGGCGGCGGCTACTACGCGGTGTGGCCGCGCGACCGGATGGAACCGGCCGCGGCGCGCGCGTTCCGCAGCTGGCTGGTGCGGCAGGCGACGCCTGCACCAGCCTGA
- a CDS encoding Bug family tripartite tricarboxylate transporter substrate binding protein: protein MKPNLRRRLMLCAAMLGAMPALAWSDTYPSKPIRMVVPFAPGGATDVVARLISQKLGEALKQSVVVENRPGANGIIGTDIVARAAPDGYTLLLNSAGAQTLSPVLYKAGYEPLKSFAPISQISNIGFVMVVHPSVPAKTVQEFVALAKSKTKPLSLSAGSSMIELIGATFKSAAGTPDVVSVSYRGTGPQMQAVVAGEVDMTIDPFNGMAMIKAGKLRPLAVFASKRSPALPDVPTMHEAGYDGMAFNSWAGLLAPAGTPKEIVTRLNQEVNRILAQPEIKQRLAAIDYEVVGGTPEQFAATIAEDAARWAKIVKDTNYKAGS from the coding sequence ATGAAACCGAACTTGCGCCGCCGCCTGATGCTGTGCGCCGCCATGCTGGGCGCGATGCCCGCGTTGGCCTGGAGTGACACCTATCCCAGCAAGCCGATCCGCATGGTGGTGCCGTTTGCGCCAGGCGGGGCCACAGACGTGGTGGCGCGGCTGATTTCGCAGAAGCTGGGCGAAGCGCTCAAGCAGTCGGTGGTGGTGGAAAACCGTCCCGGAGCCAACGGCATCATCGGCACGGACATCGTGGCGCGCGCGGCGCCGGACGGCTACACCCTGCTGCTGAACAGCGCCGGCGCGCAGACCCTCAGCCCGGTGCTGTACAAGGCGGGCTATGAGCCGCTGAAGAGCTTTGCGCCGATCTCGCAGATCAGCAATATCGGCTTCGTGATGGTGGTCCATCCGTCGGTGCCGGCCAAGACCGTGCAGGAGTTCGTGGCGCTGGCCAAGTCCAAGACCAAGCCGCTGAGCCTGTCGGCCGGCAGCAGCATGATCGAGCTGATCGGCGCCACCTTCAAGTCCGCGGCGGGCACGCCGGACGTCGTCAGCGTGTCTTACCGCGGCACCGGGCCGCAGATGCAGGCAGTGGTGGCAGGCGAGGTCGACATGACCATCGACCCGTTCAACGGCATGGCGATGATCAAGGCCGGCAAGCTGCGTCCGCTGGCGGTGTTCGCGTCCAAGCGCTCGCCCGCGCTGCCGGACGTGCCGACCATGCATGAGGCCGGCTATGACGGCATGGCCTTCAATTCCTGGGCGGGGCTGCTGGCACCGGCTGGCACGCCCAAGGAAATCGTCACGCGGCTGAACCAGGAGGTGAACCGCATCCTGGCGCAGCCCGAGATCAAGCAGCGCCTGGCAGCGATCGACTATGAGGTGGTGGGCGGCACGCCGGAGCAGTTTGCCGCGACCATTGCCGAGGATGCGGCAAGGTGGGCGAAGATCGTCAAGGATACGAACTACAAGGCGGGTTCCTGA
- a CDS encoding SDR family oxidoreductase encodes MANQPITVITGASRGLGRAATRRLATVEGHLVVATARTPADLAGLEAELRLAGHPIACHRLDVTEEGSAAALANWLSERFGRVDVLINNAGVSLDHYHTSLLELPLETLRRTLETNLFGVLRTTQALAPLLRASRAARVVNLASGMGQLAEMGRGVPAYRISKTALNAVTRILAAEMADHGAKVNSVCPGWCRTDLGGPDAPRSPEQCIDTVIWLATLPDDGPTGGFFRDRQPIPW; translated from the coding sequence ATGGCCAACCAACCCATTACCGTCATCACCGGCGCGAGCCGCGGCCTGGGCCGCGCAGCCACGCGCCGTCTGGCCACTGTTGAAGGCCATCTGGTCGTCGCCACGGCGCGCACGCCGGCGGACCTCGCTGGGCTTGAGGCAGAGCTCCGGCTCGCGGGGCATCCGATCGCATGCCACCGCCTTGACGTCACGGAAGAAGGCTCGGCGGCCGCACTGGCCAACTGGCTGAGCGAACGCTTCGGACGCGTGGACGTGCTGATCAACAACGCTGGTGTTTCGCTCGACCACTATCACACCAGCCTGCTCGAACTGCCGCTCGAGACCCTGCGCCGCACCCTGGAAACCAATCTGTTCGGCGTGCTGCGGACCACCCAGGCGCTGGCACCGCTGCTGCGCGCCAGCCGCGCCGCCCGGGTGGTCAACCTGGCTTCGGGCATGGGGCAATTGGCGGAGATGGGCCGCGGCGTGCCGGCTTACCGGATCTCGAAAACGGCGCTGAATGCCGTCACGCGCATCCTGGCCGCCGAGATGGCCGATCACGGCGCCAAGGTCAACTCCGTGTGCCCGGGCTGGTGTCGCACCGATCTGGGCGGCCCCGATGCGCCGCGCTCGCCGGAGCAGTGCATCGACACTGTGATCTGGCTGGCAACGCTGCCCGACGATGGTCCCACCGGCGGCTTCTTCCGCGATCGCCAGCCGATTCCGTGGTAG
- a CDS encoding SUF system Fe-S cluster assembly regulator, whose translation MLRLSKLTDYGTVIMTHLARNPGRIYSAAEVAAAIGVAVPTASKILKMLARHHLLESLRGANGGYLLARPPGQISIAQVIDAMEGPAGMTECSVAAGLCAQEGLCAIRANWQSINQVIFSALNGVTLADMAQPVLHPVDIGALRARRANGPQADIL comes from the coding sequence ATGCTCAGACTTAGCAAGCTGACTGACTATGGCACGGTGATCATGACGCACCTGGCGCGCAACCCGGGCCGGATCTACAGTGCGGCCGAGGTCGCCGCCGCGATCGGTGTGGCGGTTCCGACGGCAAGCAAGATTCTGAAGATGCTGGCAAGGCACCACTTGCTGGAGTCTCTGCGCGGTGCCAATGGCGGCTACCTGCTGGCGCGACCGCCGGGACAGATTTCGATCGCACAGGTGATTGACGCCATGGAAGGCCCGGCCGGCATGACCGAGTGCAGTGTCGCTGCCGGCCTGTGTGCGCAGGAAGGCCTGTGCGCCATCCGCGCCAACTGGCAATCGATCAATCAAGTCATCTTTAGCGCACTGAATGGCGTGACGCTGGCGGATATGGCGCAACCGGTGTTGCACCCGGTGGATATCGGCGCCTTGCGCGCCCGACGCGCAAACGGGCCGCAAGCTGACATTTTGTGA
- the sufB gene encoding Fe-S cluster assembly protein SufB produces MATPARKLDELISHGYKHGFYTAVETDTVPCGLDEDVIRMISAIKGEPEFMLEWRLKAFRHWLTMSEPHWATVTHPPIDYQAIAYYAAPRSQKAGPKTLAEVDPELLRTYEKLGVPLHERELLAGVAVDAVFDSVSVATTFKQKLGELGIIFCSFSEAVREHPALVQQYLGSVVPYTDNFFASLNSAVFSDGSFCYIPPGVRCPMELSTYFRINASNTGQFERTLIIADQGAYVSYLEGCTAPMRDENQLHAAVVELIALEDAQIKYATVQNWYPGDKDGKGGIYNFVTKRGDCRGARSKISWTQVETGSAITWKYPSVILQGDDSVGEFYSVALTNHYQQADTGTKMTHLGRNTRSTILSKGISAGHGQNAYRGLVKMARSAVGARNYSQCDSLLLGDKCAAHTFPYIEVKNATGQVEHEASTSRIGEDQLFYCQSRGVSAEDAVSMIVNGFCKEVFKELPMEFAVEAQKLLGVSLEGSIG; encoded by the coding sequence ATGGCAACCCCGGCACGCAAGCTCGATGAACTGATCAGCCACGGCTATAAGCATGGCTTCTACACCGCCGTTGAGACGGACACGGTGCCGTGCGGGCTGGATGAGGACGTGATCCGCATGATCTCGGCCATCAAGGGCGAGCCGGAGTTCATGCTGGAGTGGCGTCTCAAGGCCTTCCGCCACTGGCTCACGATGTCCGAGCCGCACTGGGCGACGGTGACGCACCCGCCCATCGACTACCAGGCAATCGCCTACTATGCCGCGCCGCGCTCCCAGAAGGCCGGACCGAAGACGCTGGCCGAGGTCGATCCGGAGTTGCTGCGCACCTACGAAAAGCTGGGCGTGCCGCTGCACGAGCGCGAGCTGCTGGCCGGCGTGGCCGTGGACGCGGTATTCGACAGCGTCTCGGTGGCCACCACCTTCAAGCAGAAACTGGGCGAACTCGGCATCATCTTCTGCTCGTTTTCCGAGGCGGTGCGGGAGCATCCGGCGCTGGTGCAGCAGTATCTCGGCTCGGTCGTGCCCTATACCGACAACTTCTTCGCCTCGCTCAACTCCGCCGTGTTCAGCGACGGCTCGTTCTGCTATATCCCGCCCGGGGTACGCTGCCCGATGGAGCTGTCGACCTACTTCCGCATCAATGCCAGCAACACCGGCCAGTTCGAGCGCACCCTGATCATCGCCGACCAGGGCGCTTACGTCAGCTACCTGGAAGGCTGCACCGCGCCGATGCGCGACGAGAACCAGCTGCATGCCGCGGTGGTGGAGCTGATCGCGCTGGAAGACGCACAGATCAAGTACGCGACCGTGCAGAACTGGTATCCGGGCGACAAGGACGGCAAGGGCGGCATCTACAACTTCGTCACCAAGCGCGGTGACTGCCGCGGCGCGCGCTCGAAGATCTCGTGGACCCAGGTGGAGACCGGCTCCGCCATCACCTGGAAGTATCCGAGCGTGATCCTGCAGGGCGACGACTCGGTCGGCGAGTTCTATTCAGTCGCGCTGACCAACCACTACCAGCAGGCCGACACCGGGACCAAGATGACGCACCTCGGCAGGAACACCAGGAGCACCATCCTTTCCAAGGGCATCTCGGCCGGCCACGGCCAGAATGCTTATCGCGGGCTGGTGAAGATGGCCAGGAGCGCGGTCGGCGCACGCAACTACTCGCAGTGCGATTCGCTGCTGCTGGGCGACAAATGCGCCGCCCATACCTTCCCTTATATCGAGGTGAAGAACGCCACCGGCCAGGTCGAGCACGAGGCCTCCACCTCGCGCATCGGCGAGGACCAGTTGTTCTACTGCCAGAGCCGCGGCGTCAGCGCGGAGGATGCAGTCTCGATGATCGTGAACGGCTTTTGCAAGGAAGTATTCAAGGAGCTGCCGATGGAATTCGCGGTGGAAGCCCAGAAGCTGCTGGGCGTGAGCCTGGAAGGCAGTATCGGATGA
- the sufC gene encoding Fe-S cluster assembly ATPase SufC, with the protein MLEIRKLHVSVDDKPILHGIDLSVKAGEVHAIMGPNGSGKSTLAHVLAGRDRFTVTEGEVLYDGTSLLGMPPEERARAGIFLAFQYPVEIPGVSNIYLLKAGLNAIRKHRGEPELDAMDFLALVKDKLQLMEMDQDLLYRSVNEGFSGGEKKRNEILQMAVLEPRLAILDETDSGLDIDALKIVARGIEAMRSPQRAIVLVTHYQRLLDYIVPDQVHVLAQGRIARSGGPELARELERHGYAAMESST; encoded by the coding sequence ATGCTTGAGATTCGCAAGCTGCACGTCAGCGTAGACGACAAGCCCATCCTGCACGGCATCGACCTCAGCGTGAAGGCCGGCGAGGTGCACGCCATCATGGGCCCGAACGGTTCGGGCAAGAGCACCCTGGCCCACGTACTGGCCGGGCGCGACCGCTTTACCGTGACAGAGGGCGAAGTCCTCTATGACGGCACCAGCCTGCTTGGCATGCCGCCGGAAGAGCGCGCCCGCGCGGGCATCTTCCTCGCCTTCCAGTATCCGGTGGAAATCCCCGGCGTCTCCAATATCTACCTGCTCAAGGCGGGGCTCAACGCGATCCGCAAGCACCGTGGCGAGCCGGAGCTGGACGCCATGGATTTCCTCGCCCTGGTCAAGGACAAACTCCAGCTCATGGAGATGGACCAGGACCTGCTTTACCGATCGGTGAACGAGGGCTTCTCCGGCGGGGAGAAGAAGCGCAACGAGATCCTGCAGATGGCAGTGCTGGAGCCGCGGCTCGCCATTCTCGACGAGACCGACTCCGGCCTCGACATCGATGCACTCAAGATCGTCGCCAGGGGCATCGAGGCCATGCGCAGCCCGCAACGCGCGATTGTGCTGGTCACGCACTACCAGCGCCTGCTCGACTACATCGTGCCGGACCAGGTCCACGTGCTTGCGCAAGGCCGCATCGCCAGGTCCGGCGGGCCGGAGCTGGCGCGCGAACTGGAGCGGCACGGCTATGCCGCGATGGAGTCTTCGACATGA
- the sufD gene encoding Fe-S cluster assembly protein SufD — protein sequence MSASGLEHYLAEFARVEAALPGRRLGWLAHARRQALDHFAQAGFPTLRHEDWKYTSVAALERSRFAVALPQAGDSPDPAVAAQIEALALAGAQLMVFVNGTHQPQWSRIGTLPAGIELASLAATLERAPDCLEALLLCRTSDYPSGFAALNMAFMTDGAYIRVAAGTVPEQPIHLLFLATAAELATHARNLVVAQAGSQVCIVEHHAGLDGLAYCTNTITDIVAERDAQVEHHKLQQESLKAFHIAGVNLDQRQGSRCASSSFALGGALARVDINVGLNAEHTECSLDGLYMTAGRQHVDHHTRVDHASPHSKSRELYKGVLAGASRAVFNGKVVVHADAQHSDAHQSNRNLLLSDQAEVDTKPQLEIYADDVKCGHGATVGQLDAEQIYYLRSRGMDDAAARALLTFAFAEEVVRRLGPAPLRTRLETLLRGKLPEPVKELP from the coding sequence ATGAGCGCAAGCGGACTGGAGCACTATCTCGCCGAGTTCGCCCGCGTCGAGGCCGCACTGCCCGGCCGCCGTCTGGGCTGGCTTGCGCACGCGCGGCGGCAGGCGCTGGATCATTTCGCCCAGGCCGGGTTCCCCACGCTGCGCCACGAGGACTGGAAATACACCAGCGTGGCCGCACTCGAGCGAAGCCGCTTTGCCGTGGCACTGCCGCAGGCCGGCGACAGCCCGGACCCCGCGGTGGCAGCCCAGATCGAGGCGCTTGCCCTGGCCGGCGCGCAGCTGATGGTGTTCGTCAATGGCACGCACCAGCCGCAATGGTCGCGCATCGGCACCCTGCCTGCGGGCATCGAGCTGGCCAGCCTCGCCGCGACGCTGGAGCGCGCGCCGGACTGCCTGGAAGCGCTGCTGTTGTGTCGCACAAGCGACTACCCGTCCGGCTTCGCCGCCTTGAACATGGCGTTCATGACCGACGGTGCCTATATCCGCGTGGCGGCCGGCACCGTCCCGGAACAACCGATCCACTTGCTGTTCCTTGCCACCGCTGCCGAACTGGCAACCCATGCGCGCAACCTCGTGGTGGCGCAAGCCGGCAGCCAGGTCTGCATCGTGGAGCACCACGCCGGCCTGGATGGCCTGGCCTATTGCACCAATACCATCACTGACATCGTTGCCGAGCGTGATGCGCAGGTCGAACATCACAAGCTGCAGCAGGAGAGCCTCAAGGCCTTCCATATCGCCGGCGTGAACCTGGACCAGCGGCAGGGTAGCCGCTGCGCCTCCAGTTCCTTTGCCCTGGGCGGCGCCCTGGCGCGGGTCGACATCAATGTCGGGCTGAATGCCGAGCATACCGAGTGTTCGCTGGACGGGCTGTATATGACCGCCGGGCGGCAGCATGTCGACCACCACACCCGCGTCGACCACGCCAGCCCGCACAGCAAGAGCCGCGAGTTGTACAAGGGCGTACTGGCGGGCGCCTCGCGCGCCGTCTTCAACGGCAAGGTGGTAGTGCATGCCGATGCCCAGCACAGCGATGCGCACCAGTCCAACCGCAATCTGCTGCTGTCCGACCAGGCCGAGGTCGACACCAAGCCGCAACTGGAGATCTATGCCGACGACGTCAAATGCGGCCACGGCGCCACCGTCGGCCAGCTCGACGCCGAGCAGATCTACTACCTGCGCTCGCGCGGGATGGACGATGCCGCGGCGCGTGCGCTGCTGACCTTTGCCTTCGCCGAAGAGGTCGTCAGGCGGCTCGGCCCTGCCCCATTGCGCACGCGGCTGGAAACGCTCTTGCGCGGCAAGCTGCCGGAGCCTGTGAAGGAGCTGCCATGA
- a CDS encoding cysteine desulfurase produces the protein MNTAAHERMAVEHAVPAASLEVERLRKDFPILRQTINGRPLVYLDNAATTQKPQSVIDCEAHYYAALNANIHRGVHTLSQRATDAYEAARDAVRDLINAAGREEIVFVRGTTEAINLVAASFGQRLRPGDEVLISAMEHHSNIVPWQLACQRTGALLQVAPINDAGELMLEQFARLLGPRTRLVALTHLSNALGTVNPVRHIIELAHDHGIPVLIDGAQAVPHLKVDVQALDCDFYAFSGHKLYGPTGVGVLYGKAALLDAMPPYQGGGDMIREVTFRKTTYNELPYKFEAGTPNIAGVIALGAAIGYVRALGLEAIAAHEHALLAYASAQAARIAGLRMIGTAADRASILSFTLDGIHPHDVGTILDQHGVAVRAGHHCAMPVMERFGVPATVRASFALYNTREEVDALFAAVRAAQEVFA, from the coding sequence ATGAACACGGCTGCGCATGAACGGATGGCCGTGGAGCACGCGGTGCCGGCCGCCAGCCTGGAGGTGGAGCGGCTGCGGAAGGATTTCCCGATCCTGCGCCAGACCATCAACGGCAGGCCGCTGGTCTATCTGGACAACGCCGCCACCACCCAGAAGCCGCAAAGCGTGATCGATTGCGAAGCGCATTACTACGCCGCGCTCAACGCCAATATCCACCGCGGCGTGCATACCCTGAGCCAGCGCGCCACCGATGCCTACGAGGCCGCGCGCGACGCAGTGCGAGACCTGATCAACGCCGCCGGGCGCGAGGAAATCGTGTTCGTGCGCGGCACCACCGAGGCCATCAACCTGGTGGCGGCAAGCTTCGGCCAGCGCCTGCGCCCGGGCGACGAGGTCCTGATCAGCGCGATGGAGCACCACTCCAATATCGTGCCGTGGCAACTGGCGTGCCAGCGCACCGGCGCCTTGCTGCAGGTGGCGCCGATCAACGATGCCGGCGAGCTGATGCTGGAGCAGTTCGCGCGATTGCTCGGCCCGCGCACCAGACTGGTCGCGCTGACGCACCTCTCCAACGCGCTTGGCACCGTCAACCCGGTGCGGCACATCATCGAGCTGGCGCATGACCATGGCATCCCGGTGCTGATCGATGGCGCCCAGGCCGTGCCGCACCTAAAGGTCGACGTGCAGGCCCTCGATTGCGATTTCTACGCGTTCTCCGGGCACAAGCTTTACGGGCCCACCGGCGTCGGCGTGCTCTACGGCAAGGCCGCGCTGCTCGATGCCATGCCGCCTTACCAGGGCGGCGGGGACATGATTCGCGAGGTCACGTTCCGCAAGACCACATACAACGAGCTGCCCTACAAGTTCGAGGCGGGCACCCCCAATATCGCCGGCGTCATCGCCCTTGGCGCCGCCATCGGGTACGTGCGCGCGCTCGGCCTGGAAGCCATCGCCGCCCACGAGCACGCGCTGCTCGCTTACGCCAGCGCGCAGGCAGCAAGGATCGCCGGCCTGCGCATGATCGGCACGGCTGCCGACAGGGCGAGCATCCTCTCGTTCACGCTGGACGGCATCCATCCCCACGATGTCGGCACCATCCTCGATCAGCACGGCGTCGCGGTCCGTGCCGGCCACCATTGCGCCATGCCGGTGATGGAGCGCTTCGGCGTGCCCGCCACGGTGCGCGCTTCCTTCGCGCTGTACAACACGCGTGAAGAGGTGGATGCACTGTTTGCTGCCGTGCGCGCGGCACAGGAGGTATTCGCCTGA